Proteins encoded together in one Wolbachia endosymbiont of Menacanthus eurysternus window:
- a CDS encoding aspartate aminotransferase family protein yields the protein MTISHILPVYSPININFSYGKGIYLYDINNKRYIDFHSGIAVNSLGHSNPQLINTLKLQGEKLWHISNTYNIPTANNFAKKLKNNSFADTVFFTNSGSEAVECGLKIAMAYQNGKGNKNRHRIITFYGAFHGRTFITCAINSKQKFSSLINPYIDWCDNVEPNIESVKETISNKTCVILIEPIQGQGGIKIMDKTFIKELRKLCNEHDILLFFDCVQCGSGRTGKLFAYEHIGIEPDICALAKGIGGGFPLGICLATKKAAKYMKVGMHGSTFGGNPLATSIGNTVIDELLSYNFLKKVEIRGKYLKNKLENLANKFSIIEKVRGKGLMLGIKVKMDSKKFSEELSYRGLLTVGATLDNVVRILPPLTITEKEIDEGIEILIQYLSSLSSINSHVNGTTF from the coding sequence ATGACTATCTCTCATATCTTACCAGTTTACTCTCCTATTAACATAAATTTTTCTTATGGCAAAGGTATCTACTTATATGACATTAATAATAAACGTTACATAGATTTTCATTCTGGAATAGCAGTTAATAGTTTGGGTCACTCCAATCCACAATTAATTAACACCCTTAAGCTACAAGGAGAAAAATTATGGCACATATCAAACACCTATAACATACCTACTGCTAATAATTTTGCAAAAAAATTAAAAAATAATAGTTTTGCAGATACTGTATTTTTTACAAATTCTGGATCAGAGGCAGTAGAGTGTGGACTTAAAATTGCTATGGCTTATCAAAATGGAAAAGGTAATAAAAACCGTCATAGAATTATAACATTTTATGGTGCATTTCATGGAAGAACATTTATAACCTGTGCTATAAATAGCAAACAAAAATTTTCTAGTTTAATTAATCCCTATATTGATTGGTGTGACAATGTTGAACCTAACATCGAAAGCGTAAAAGAAACAATTTCTAATAAAACATGTGTTATATTAATAGAACCAATACAAGGACAAGGTGGTATTAAAATAATGGACAAAACCTTTATAAAAGAATTAAGAAAACTATGCAATGAACATGACATATTACTGTTTTTTGACTGTGTACAATGTGGCTCTGGTAGAACTGGAAAATTATTCGCATATGAACATATAGGAATAGAACCTGATATATGCGCTCTCGCGAAAGGAATAGGAGGTGGATTCCCGTTGGGAATTTGTCTCGCAACTAAAAAAGCTGCTAAATATATGAAGGTTGGTATGCACGGTTCTACTTTTGGCGGTAATCCACTTGCAACCTCAATAGGTAACACTGTTATAGACGAATTACTAAGTTATAACTTTCTAAAAAAAGTTGAAATTAGAGGTAAATATTTAAAAAATAAATTAGAAAATTTAGCAAACAAATTTTCAATAATAGAAAAAGTAAGAGGAAAAGGGCTAATGCTCGGAATAAAAGTAAAAATGGATAGCAAAAAATTTTCAGAAGAATTAAGCTACCGAGGTCTACTTACTGTAGGAGCAACATTAGATAATGTTGTAAGAATTTTACCTCCACTCACTATCACAGAAAAAGAAATCGACGAAGGAATTGAAATACTAATTCAGTACTTATCTAGTTTATCTAGTATCAATTCTCATGTTAATGGAACAACCTTCTAA
- the guaB gene encoding IMP dehydrogenase, which yields MKACYSFDDILLLPAHSDILPSDTDTKTYLTNSIKLNIPLISSAMDTVTKSNFAITIAQHGGIGCIHKNLSIDEQVLEVRKVKKYESWIVYNPITISPNKTIAEAISLMNKYNYSGIPVVDQSKLVGILTNRDVRFIENKNMNIKVSEIMTKSKLITVREHEVNSVSAMKLLHKNKIEKLLVVDENSCCIGLITVKDIEKYYNKYPNSCKDNKGRLRVAAAVGIGKKDGIERCKALIQEEIDAIIIDTAHGHSENVINTIKKIKTMYPNIQLVGGNIATKEAAEALIDAGVDAVKVGIGPGSICTTRIVTGVGVPQFSAIQNVAEVCKVKKVRLIADGGIKYSGDVAKAIAAGADSVMIGSLFAGTDESPGETIMYKGRAYKSYRGMGSISAMKSGSASRYFQNKNSKPKLVPQGVEGRVPFKGPASGVIHQLIGGLQAAMGYTGNRNIEEMKKNCKFITITASGFRESHAHDIIITQEAPNYSQICSSLPSDPDENK from the coding sequence ATGAAAGCTTGTTATTCGTTTGATGACATACTACTCTTACCAGCTCACTCTGATATACTACCTTCCGATACAGACACGAAAACTTATCTAACAAATAGTATAAAGCTTAATATTCCCCTCATATCTTCTGCAATGGATACTGTCACTAAATCAAATTTCGCAATAACTATCGCACAACATGGTGGAATAGGTTGTATACATAAAAACTTATCAATAGATGAGCAAGTTTTAGAAGTTAGAAAAGTAAAAAAATATGAAAGCTGGATTGTATATAACCCAATTACAATTTCTCCAAATAAAACAATCGCAGAAGCAATTTCATTAATGAATAAATATAATTACTCAGGTATTCCTGTAGTCGATCAATCTAAATTAGTAGGAATTTTAACCAATCGTGATGTAAGATTTATTGAAAATAAAAACATGAATATAAAAGTTTCTGAAATAATGACAAAAAGTAAATTAATTACTGTACGAGAGCATGAAGTAAATAGCGTATCAGCTATGAAATTACTACATAAAAATAAAATAGAAAAACTTTTAGTTGTAGATGAAAACTCTTGTTGTATAGGTTTAATTACCGTCAAGGATATTGAAAAGTATTATAATAAATACCCAAACTCATGTAAAGATAATAAGGGACGCCTTAGAGTTGCTGCTGCAGTTGGAATTGGTAAGAAAGATGGTATAGAAAGATGTAAGGCTTTAATTCAAGAAGAAATTGACGCAATTATTATTGATACTGCTCATGGTCATTCTGAAAATGTTATTAATACCATCAAAAAAATAAAAACAATGTACCCAAATATACAACTAGTAGGTGGTAATATTGCAACAAAAGAAGCTGCTGAAGCATTAATCGATGCGGGCGTTGATGCAGTAAAGGTCGGTATAGGACCCGGATCAATTTGCACTACTAGAATAGTTACAGGTGTTGGTGTACCGCAATTTTCTGCAATTCAAAATGTTGCAGAAGTATGTAAGGTAAAAAAAGTAAGATTAATTGCTGACGGTGGAATAAAGTACTCAGGAGACGTTGCAAAAGCTATAGCAGCAGGTGCTGATTCTGTAATGATTGGTTCGCTCTTTGCGGGTACTGACGAAAGTCCAGGTGAGACAATAATGTATAAAGGTAGAGCATATAAAAGCTACCGAGGAATGGGATCCATCAGCGCAATGAAATCAGGCTCAGCAAGTCGTTACTTTCAAAATAAAAACTCAAAACCTAAATTAGTACCGCAAGGGGTAGAAGGAAGAGTTCCATTTAAAGGACCAGCTTCGGGAGTAATTCACCAATTAATTGGAGGATTACAGGCTGCAATGGGATATACCGGAAATAGAAATATAGAGGAAATGAAGAAAAACTGTAAATTTATTACTATTACCGCATCCGGATTTAGAGAGAGCCATGCTCATGACATAATCATCACACAAGAAGCACCAAATTATTCTCAAATATGCAGCAGCTTACCAAGCGATCCTGACGAAAATAAGTAA
- the rpsM gene encoding 30S ribosomal protein S13: MGVLVVRIAGVNIPTKKCIPFALTYIYGIGIATANKICCICKVDKNKRVSHLQDKDIENINSFIRQNYSVEGELRKEVAMNVKFLVEMGCYRGIRHRRSLPVRGQRTHTNAKTIRKSKLYSTSERR; the protein is encoded by the coding sequence ATTGGGGTACTAGTAGTGCGTATTGCGGGTGTAAATATTCCAACAAAGAAATGTATTCCTTTTGCGTTAACTTATATATATGGCATAGGTATTGCTACCGCAAATAAGATTTGTTGCATTTGTAAAGTAGATAAAAATAAGCGTGTTTCACACTTACAAGATAAAGATATAGAGAATATTAATAGTTTTATTAGGCAAAATTACTCTGTAGAAGGCGAGCTTAGAAAGGAAGTGGCTATGAACGTAAAGTTTTTGGTAGAAATGGGATGTTACAGAGGGATAAGACATAGGAGGAGTTTGCCTGTAAGAGGACAAAGAACTCACACTAATGCTAAAACGATTCGTAAAAGTAAGCTTTACTCTACTTCTGAAAGAAGGTAG
- the rpsK gene encoding 30S ribosomal protein S11 translates to MKRIRTIDKKDVKKNVTGVIRIRATFNNTFINVTDVQGNTLYQTSVGAHGFSGSSKSTPYAAGKASEFAAKVAVEKFGMKVVSVIICGPGFGAEAAVKALQICGLTVTSIADKTAIPHNGCRLRKKRRV, encoded by the coding sequence ATGAAAAGGATTAGAACAATCGATAAAAAAGATGTAAAGAAAAATGTTACTGGAGTTATTCGTATCCGTGCAACTTTTAATAATACATTTATAAATGTAACTGATGTTCAGGGTAATACTTTATATCAAACATCTGTAGGTGCACATGGTTTTTCGGGTTCAAGTAAGTCTACACCTTATGCTGCCGGTAAAGCTTCAGAATTTGCTGCAAAGGTTGCAGTAGAGAAATTTGGAATGAAAGTTGTTTCTGTAATTATTTGTGGTCCAGGTTTTGGCGCTGAAGCAGCGGTTAAGGCCCTTCAGATTTGTGGATTAACAGTAACATCAATTGCAGACAAGACCGCAATTCCTCATAATGGGTGTAGATTGAGAAAAAAAAGAAGAGTATGA
- the groL gene encoding chaperonin GroEL (60 kDa chaperone family; promotes refolding of misfolded polypeptides especially under stressful conditions; forms two stacked rings of heptamers to form a barrel-shaped 14mer; ends can be capped by GroES; misfolded proteins enter the barrel where they are refolded when GroES binds), whose amino-acid sequence MANVVVSGEQLQEAFREVASIVDSTVAVTAGPRGKTVGINKPYGAPEITKDGYKVMKGIKPEKPLNAAITSIFAQSCSQCNDKVGDGTTTCSILTSSMVMEASKSIAAGNDRVSIKNGMQKAKELVLKQISSMSRTISLEKMDEVAQVAIISANGDRDIGSSIADAVKKVGKEGVITVEESKGSKELEVELTTGMQFDRGYLSPYFITNNEKMIVELDDPYLLITEKKLNIIQPLLPILEAIVKSGKSLLIIAEDIEGEALSTLVINKLRGGLKVAAVKAPGFGDRRKEMLEDIATLTNAKYVIKDELGIKMEDLSLEDLGTAKNVKITKDNTTIVSENSDSERVKARIEQIKSQIETSTSDYDKEKLRERLAKLSGGVAVLKVGGATEVEVKERRDRVEDALHATRAAIEEGIVPGGGVALLYTSSALDKLKGGSDEEQIGINIIKKVLSTPINRLVKNAGLESAVIIDHLVKQNDKELIYNVEAMNYANAFTAGVIDPAKVIRIAFETAISVASVLITTESMIVDLPSKDESSSSPMGGGAGSMGGMNGF is encoded by the coding sequence ATGGCTAATGTAGTAGTATCAGGCGAGCAGTTGCAAGAGGCTTTCCGTGAAGTTGCATCGATAGTAGATTCAACAGTAGCAGTAACTGCAGGACCTAGGGGAAAAACAGTTGGAATTAATAAGCCTTACGGAGCTCCTGAAATCACAAAGGATGGTTATAAAGTAATGAAGGGTATTAAACCCGAAAAGCCTTTAAATGCTGCAATAACAAGTATCTTTGCTCAAAGTTGTTCCCAATGTAATGATAAAGTTGGTGACGGTACAACAACATGCTCAATACTAACTAGTAGCATGGTAATGGAGGCTTCAAAATCTATAGCTGCTGGAAATGATCGTGTCAGTATTAAAAATGGAATGCAGAAAGCAAAAGAATTGGTATTGAAACAAATCTCATCAATGTCTCGTACAATTTCTCTGGAAAAGATGGATGAAGTAGCGCAAGTTGCTATTATTTCCGCAAATGGCGATAGAGATATTGGTAGTAGCATTGCTGATGCTGTTAAAAAAGTTGGGAAGGAAGGTGTAATTACTGTTGAAGAAAGTAAAGGTTCAAAAGAATTGGAGGTTGAACTTACTACTGGTATGCAATTTGATCGTGGCTATCTTTCTCCTTACTTTATTACAAATAACGAAAAAATGATCGTAGAGCTTGACGATCCATATCTCTTAATTACTGAGAAAAAGCTGAATATTATTCAGCCACTGCTTCCTATTCTTGAAGCTATTGTTAAATCTGGTAAATCCTTACTTATCATTGCAGAAGATATTGAAGGTGAAGCGTTGAGCACATTAGTTATCAACAAGTTGCGTGGTGGGCTGAAAGTTGCAGCAGTAAAAGCTCCAGGTTTCGGAGATAGAAGAAAAGAAATGCTTGAAGATATAGCGACTTTGACAAATGCTAAATATGTTATAAAAGATGAGCTTGGAATTAAAATGGAAGACCTTTCCCTAGAAGATTTAGGCACTGCTAAAAATGTTAAAATCACTAAAGATAATACTACAATTGTTAGTGAAAATAGTGATTCTGAAAGAGTAAAAGCTAGAATTGAGCAAATTAAGTCTCAAATCGAGACCTCAACTTCTGATTACGATAAAGAAAAATTAAGAGAACGTTTAGCAAAATTATCAGGCGGTGTTGCGGTTCTGAAAGTTGGTGGTGCTACTGAAGTAGAGGTTAAAGAGCGTAGAGATAGAGTTGAAGATGCGCTTCATGCGACTAGAGCTGCAATTGAAGAAGGTATAGTCCCAGGTGGTGGAGTTGCACTTCTTTATACCTCATCTGCTCTTGATAAGCTGAAAGGAGGAAGTGACGAAGAACAAATAGGTATAAATATTATTAAAAAAGTTCTAAGCACTCCTATTAATAGGTTAGTTAAAAATGCTGGTCTTGAATCTGCTGTTATAATTGATCATTTAGTTAAACAAAATGATAAGGAACTTATATATAATGTTGAAGCTATGAACTATGCTAATGCATTTACTGCAGGTGTTATTGACCCAGCAAAAGTAATCCGTATTGCTTTTGAAACAGCGATATCTGTTGCAAGTGTACTGATTACCACAGAATCCATGATAGTTGATCTACCAAGTAAAGATGAAAGTTCTTCATCTCCTATGGGTGGAGGTGCTGGCAGCATGGGAGGAATGAACGGGTTTTAA
- the rplQ gene encoding 50S ribosomal protein L17, whose translation MKHRIKKRKLSRCTGHRLSMLKNLSISLINHEQIVTTLAKAKELRPYVERLITIAKKNSNKNNVLYARRVLLSRLYNNNLVVNKLLNVLVDRYCSRNGGYSRIIRLNPRRGDCASMAVIELVDRDIKAKGSSSKNADVVEKKKEIPS comes from the coding sequence ATGAAACATAGAATAAAAAAGCGTAAATTGTCCCGTTGTACAGGGCATAGATTATCGATGTTAAAGAATTTGTCTATTTCATTGATTAATCATGAACAAATTGTAACAACTTTAGCAAAAGCTAAAGAGCTTCGTCCATATGTAGAAAGACTTATTACGATTGCTAAAAAAAATAGTAATAAGAATAATGTTTTGTATGCTAGAAGGGTATTGCTTTCGCGTCTTTATAATAATAATCTAGTAGTTAATAAGTTATTGAATGTTTTAGTCGATCGTTATTGTAGTCGCAATGGTGGATATTCTAGAATAATAAGGCTTAACCCTAGGAGGGGGGATTGTGCTTCTATGGCAGTGATAGAATTAGTTGATAGAGATATTAAGGCAAAAGGATCATCATCCAAAAATGCGGATGTTGTAGAGAAGAAGAAGGAAATTCCTTCTTAA
- a CDS encoding DNA-directed RNA polymerase subunit alpha yields the protein MRDDSASIFSSSNRLIKPTSVKVIPGDSDKKGDIVLEPLESGFALTLGNALRRVMLSSLIGSAVYGIKIEGITHEFTSIKGVREDVTDIVLNMSMLRCKLNGVSNKCLSLNVKGPCQVFAEMIETDDQCFIINKDLLICTLGQNVELNMIIYIASGKGYLPVAKYKENEFLKLMSEQDLVGFIPVNALYSPINRVSYKVENSRVGQVTDKDRLVLSIETDGTLSPSHAVDFAARILQEQLQPFISSSCSDMDHRRSSQSLSSSSSGSYYSNNKGRDLGYDPILLRKVDEMELSVRSHNCLKNENIIYIGDLVQRTESEMLRTANFGRKSLNEIKAVLNNFGLFLGMSIPDWPPKNIDELARHHIDED from the coding sequence ATGCGTGATGATAGTGCTTCTATTTTTAGTAGTTCAAATAGATTAATTAAGCCTACTTCAGTTAAAGTAATACCTGGTGATTCAGATAAAAAAGGAGATATAGTATTGGAGCCATTGGAGAGTGGTTTTGCTTTGACGCTTGGTAATGCATTGAGACGGGTTATGTTGTCTTCTCTTATAGGTAGCGCTGTTTATGGAATAAAAATTGAAGGTATAACACATGAGTTTACTTCGATTAAAGGAGTAAGAGAAGATGTAACCGATATAGTGTTAAACATGAGTATGTTGAGGTGTAAATTAAATGGTGTCTCAAATAAATGTTTGAGTTTGAATGTTAAGGGACCTTGTCAAGTGTTTGCTGAAATGATAGAAACTGATGATCAGTGTTTTATTATTAACAAAGATTTATTGATATGTACACTTGGACAGAATGTAGAGCTTAATATGATTATATATATTGCCAGTGGAAAGGGATATCTTCCAGTTGCTAAGTATAAAGAAAATGAATTTTTAAAATTAATGAGCGAGCAAGATCTTGTTGGGTTCATTCCAGTTAATGCTTTGTATAGTCCTATTAATAGAGTTTCATATAAAGTAGAGAATAGTCGTGTTGGTCAAGTTACTGATAAGGATAGATTAGTATTATCGATTGAAACTGATGGTACACTTTCTCCAAGTCATGCTGTTGATTTTGCTGCAAGAATATTACAGGAGCAACTTCAGCCTTTTATTAGTAGTAGTTGTTCTGATATGGATCATAGAAGATCATCTCAATCTTTATCTAGTAGTAGTAGTGGTAGTTATTATAGTAATAATAAGGGAAGAGATTTGGGTTATGACCCTATATTATTACGTAAAGTAGATGAAATGGAACTTTCTGTTAGATCGCATAATTGTTTAAAAAATGAAAATATTATTTATATAGGTGATCTTGTACAGAGAACAGAAAGCGAAATGCTTAGGACTGCTAATTTTGGTAGAAAGTCTTTGAATGAAATTAAAGCGGTTTTAAATAATTTTGGTTTGTTTTTAGGGATGTCTATTCCTGATTGGCCTCCTAAAAATATAGATGAATTAGCTAGACATCATATTGATGAGGATTAA
- a CDS encoding nucleoside monophosphate kinase, translating into MIIVIFGPPGSGKGTQSSLLSARYNLKLVSVGDLLRDIISSNSELGREIRNIVELGSLVQDRIMYRLLYNQLMLVDDNFLLDGFPRNLNQARFLTRFLLKKYNRDVDIVIELQLDNEVVSKRLRDRFICLSCKSIYSISSFKNDYFICVKCGSTRLKKRIDDSNLFSINKRISEYHIQIKNLREYYKDKLLIVDASFNIDQVRREIESKIFL; encoded by the coding sequence ATGATTATTGTAATTTTTGGTCCTCCTGGTTCTGGTAAGGGTACTCAATCAAGTTTATTATCAGCGAGGTATAATTTGAAGTTGGTTTCAGTTGGAGATTTGTTGAGGGATATTATATCTAGTAATAGTGAATTAGGTAGGGAAATAAGGAATATTGTAGAATTAGGTAGCTTAGTTCAGGATAGAATTATGTATAGATTATTGTATAATCAACTTATGTTAGTGGATGATAATTTTTTACTGGATGGTTTTCCTAGAAATTTAAATCAAGCTCGTTTTTTGACTCGATTTCTTTTGAAAAAATACAATAGAGATGTAGATATTGTTATTGAATTGCAGCTTGATAATGAAGTTGTATCTAAAAGATTGAGGGATCGTTTTATATGTTTAAGTTGCAAAAGTATATATAGTATATCTTCATTTAAGAATGATTATTTTATTTGTGTAAAATGTGGAAGTACAAGATTAAAAAAGAGAATTGATGATTCCAATTTATTTTCAATTAATAAAAGAATTAGTGAATATCATATTCAAATAAAAAATTTGCGTGAGTATTATAAAGATAAATTGTTAATTGTTGATGCTAGTTTTAATATTGATCAAGTAAGACGAGAAATAGAAAGTAAAATATTTTTATAA
- a CDS encoding folate-binding protein, with amino-acid sequence MSYLPLESRGVIALYGPDTADFLQGIITNDINKLNNQKAIYSLLLSPYGRYLYDFFLIRYGEFIFLECENIYLQQIIEKLVLLKTYLRVEVKDVSTIYKVGISLRGSDEPEICDESQVIFQDPRSKSLGIRIIYKHKDNKVKRIIGDFIEYEEIRIQNLIPDGARDMIQNLSFPLQYLIDKANGMSFNKGCYIGQEIVNRMRRQKVLRKRIYFIEGDSNILPNIGTKIINENNNKEVGELRSSIGNIGLALLCSGENYNNLYANGVKIIVVH; translated from the coding sequence GTGAGCTACTTGCCATTAGAGAGCCGCGGTGTAATAGCTTTATACGGTCCGGATACCGCAGATTTTTTACAGGGTATTATAACGAATGACATCAATAAATTGAATAATCAAAAAGCGATTTACTCCTTATTGCTTAGTCCTTACGGAAGGTACTTATATGATTTTTTTTTAATTAGATATGGTGAGTTTATTTTTTTGGAATGTGAAAATATATATTTACAACAAATAATTGAAAAATTAGTTCTACTTAAAACTTATTTGAGAGTGGAAGTCAAAGATGTTAGCACGATATATAAAGTGGGGATTTCACTTAGAGGTTCAGATGAGCCAGAAATATGCGATGAATCACAAGTTATTTTCCAAGATCCACGAAGTAAATCTCTTGGAATAAGAATTATATATAAACATAAAGATAATAAGGTGAAGCGGATTATTGGAGATTTCATTGAGTATGAGGAAATTAGAATTCAGAATCTTATTCCCGATGGGGCAAGGGATATGATACAGAACTTGTCGTTTCCTTTACAGTATTTGATTGATAAGGCTAATGGGATGAGCTTTAATAAAGGGTGTTATATAGGTCAAGAGATTGTAAATCGAATGAGAAGGCAAAAGGTACTTAGAAAAAGAATTTATTTTATTGAGGGAGATAGTAATATACTTCCAAATATTGGAACTAAGATAATAAATGAAAATAACAATAAAGAGGTAGGTGAGTTGCGCTCTAGTATAGGTAACATTGGGCTTGCATTGCTTTGCTCTGGAGAGAATTATAATAATTTATATGCTAATGGAGTTAAAATAATTGTTGTGCATTAG
- the secY gene encoding preprotein translocase subunit SecY, translating to MSNKSIFGSLDSTFLYKSDLLKRIFFTLIALICYRIGTYVPIPGINLDIINDIFPKRGFGVFGVFNLFSGGALARITILALSVMPYIVASIVMQLLSSITKGINEVKNDGELGRRRMNSYIRCVTILFCIFQSIPILIGLEKMNREGVLVVVEPGFVFRIVGVFSLLGGTMFLIWLGEQISINGIGNGISLIIFTGIISELHSAFSSLLTLNKSGSISLLVILFILLVFFLLLLLVIFVESSYRKVIVQYPKRQFKKLHNDDFTYIPLKINLSGVIPTIFANAILLTPISIANFYKGNVFSDFILNFFMTNKVVYIVVYLILIVFFNFFYTNFVFSPEENADFLKKNGGFIPGRRPGKHTSNYLQDIVFKLTFIGSAYLVLICAIPEVIRYCYDIPFIFGGTSLLIIVNVITDTIIQVQSYIFSSRYDSWIKKYESKKLK from the coding sequence GTGAGTAATAAATCTATATTTGGTAGCTTAGATTCTACTTTCTTGTATAAGAGTGATTTGTTAAAACGCATATTTTTTACGTTAATTGCTTTGATTTGTTATCGTATAGGTACTTATGTACCTATTCCAGGAATTAACCTTGATATAATTAATGATATATTTCCCAAGAGGGGTTTTGGTGTTTTTGGAGTATTTAATTTATTTTCCGGTGGTGCGTTAGCAAGAATTACAATTTTAGCTTTAAGTGTTATGCCATATATAGTTGCGTCTATAGTTATGCAATTGTTATCTTCTATTACTAAGGGGATTAATGAGGTAAAAAATGATGGTGAATTAGGGCGTCGGAGAATGAATTCTTATATACGATGTGTGACTATATTATTTTGTATATTTCAATCAATTCCTATCTTAATAGGATTAGAAAAAATGAATAGAGAGGGTGTATTAGTTGTAGTTGAACCTGGTTTTGTATTTCGTATAGTTGGTGTTTTTAGCCTTTTAGGTGGAACTATGTTTTTAATATGGTTAGGAGAACAAATTAGTATTAATGGCATAGGCAATGGTATTTCATTAATTATATTTACTGGTATAATATCTGAATTACATAGTGCTTTTTCATCTTTGTTAACATTAAACAAAAGCGGTAGTATATCGTTGCTTGTTATTCTTTTTATTTTATTAGTGTTTTTTTTATTATTGCTTTTAGTTATTTTTGTAGAGTCTTCTTATAGAAAAGTTATAGTTCAATATCCTAAAAGGCAGTTTAAAAAATTACATAATGATGATTTTACTTACATTCCATTAAAGATTAATTTATCTGGTGTAATACCAACTATTTTTGCTAATGCAATTTTACTTACACCTATTTCAATTGCAAATTTTTATAAGGGGAATGTTTTTTCTGATTTTATTTTGAATTTTTTTATGACGAATAAAGTAGTTTATATTGTAGTTTATTTAATACTTATAGTATTTTTTAATTTTTTTTATACTAATTTTGTATTTAGTCCAGAAGAAAATGCTGATTTTCTTAAGAAGAATGGTGGTTTTATACCTGGTAGGAGACCTGGAAAACATACTTCTAATTATCTTCAGGATATAGTTTTTAAATTGACTTTTATTGGTTCTGCATATTTAGTACTTATATGTGCTATACCTGAGGTTATAAGATATTGTTATGATATACCGTTTATTTTTGGTGGAACTAGTTTATTGATTATAGTTAATGTTATCACTGATACTATTATTCAAGTACAGTCTTATATTTTTTCAAGTAGATATGATAGTTGGATAAAAAAGTATGAGTCTAAAAAATTAAAGTGA
- a CDS encoding co-chaperone GroES → MNLSVLDDSVLIKPITEEKQGGIVLPSSAEKKPTKGEVIAIGEGSRNSSGERVALTVKIGDKVFYRQWAGTEIEHRDEKFIVMKESDILAIVR, encoded by the coding sequence ATAAACTTAAGTGTATTAGATGATAGTGTTTTAATTAAACCTATCACTGAAGAAAAACAAGGTGGAATTGTACTCCCATCGAGTGCCGAAAAAAAACCTACTAAAGGTGAAGTTATAGCAATCGGTGAGGGTTCACGTAATTCAAGTGGTGAGCGCGTAGCTTTAACTGTAAAGATTGGCGATAAGGTATTTTACAGACAATGGGCTGGCACAGAAATAGAACACCGCGATGAAAAGTTTATAGTGATGAAAGAATCTGATATACTTGCTATCGTTAGGTAG